A stretch of Nitrospira defluvii DNA encodes these proteins:
- a CDS encoding ubiquitin-like protein Pup, giving the protein MEKQERRPESRKESHSKEEVKPNPKVVESGKKLKEDIDKLVDEIDDVLEKNAEEFVKNYVQKGGE; this is encoded by the coding sequence ATGGAAAAACAGGAGAGGAGACCGGAATCCAGAAAGGAATCGCACAGCAAGGAGGAGGTGAAGCCGAATCCAAAAGTTGTCGAGTCCGGTAAGAAACTCAAAGAAGACATCGATAAATTGGTTGATGAGATCGACGATGTGCTCGAGAAAAACGCCGAAGAGTTCGTAAAGAATTATGTGCAAAAGGGAGGGGAGTAG